gtgagtcctttgatgtctacgtaggcctgaactatgagtgaagctttgtccacactccaggcagttaaagggtttctccccaatgtgagtcctttgatgtgaatgtaagtgtcccttctgagtaaacctctgtccacactccaggcagtcataaggtttctccccagtgtgagtcctttgatgtgaacgtagacttgaactctgagagaagctctgtccacactccaggcatttataaggtttctccccagtgtgagtcttttgatgtgagTGTAGatttgaactatgagtgaagctctgtccacaatcaaggcatgtatagggtttctccccagtgtgaatcctttgatgtgaatgtaagtgtcccttttgagtaaagctctgtccacactccaggcagttaaagggtttctccccagtgtgagtcctttgatgtctacgtaggcctgaactatgagtgaagctttgtccacactccaggcagttaaagggtttctccccagtgtgagtcctttgatgtgaatgtaagtttcccttctgagtaaacctctgtccacactccaggcagtcataaggtttctccccagtgtgagtcctttgatgtctacataggtctgaactacgagtgaagctttgtccacactccaggcagttaaagggcttctccccagtgtgagtcctttgatgtgaatgtaagtgtcccttctgtgtaaacctctgtccacactccaggcagttatagggtttctccccagtgtgagtcctttgatgtctacgtagagctgaactatgagcaaagctctgtccacactccaggcagttataggttttctccccagtgtgaatcctttgatgtctacgtagagctgaactatgagcaaagctctgtccacactccaggcagttatagggtttctccccagtgtgaatcctttgatgtctacgtagagctgaactatgagcaaagctctgtccacactccaggcagttatagggtttctcccaggtgtgagttctttgatgtgtatataagtttcccttctgagtgaagctctgtccacactccaggcagttatagggtttctccccagtgtgagtcctttgatgtgtatacaagtttcccttctgagtgaagctctgtccacactccaggcatttatagggtttctccccagtgtgagtcctttgatgtttacgtagagttGAACTatcagcaaagctctgtccacactccaggcatttatagggtttctcccagtgtgagtcctttgatgtctcttcagcttttcatgctgactaaagctctttccacattcgatacatttatatgctttctcctccatgtcaacagtgttatgtgctatgtacatttaattccaataaggacacttgattcttgtttttcccttcctGATTACTCGCAGCACTGGgttgaaattacaggaaagtagattccatctgaacattaagaagaacgtcctgactgtaagagttgttcagcggtggaactctctgcctcaaaatatAGTGAAAgctcctttggaatcctttaaacagaggctagatgctcatctgtcaggggtactttgcgcttttcctgcacggcagaggcctggactgggtgcctcatgcagtctcttccgactctatggttctactctataatccaaagtgaatgtaggaattcagcaggatcagccccttgagaggaatcctttttcctagaggactggtttccttactACACTTGGTTTCCAAAATccttaatatcgactagaagctggttcgtttcccatcacggcaggggtggctccagagaactctcacgtcctggtcaagaaagaagaagccaaaggttagacatgaagccgcatatCTCAggctcaaggtaaacaaagcgaaaaaggaaagaagaaaggaaagatggaagggaggaaacacagaaggacaggataagagaaggaaggaatcacgAAAGGAAGGGACTGAACCCTTTTCCCGTATTGGAGGGCCACAGCCATTTCATTGGGTCAGACCCaaacgtggttaaaggaacagaaggcaggcaggcaggcagaagaACTCCTCCCAACATTCAAGGGTGTAACGTATTCTGGATCATGGGTTTCCGTGAATTACCGGCATTGTGCTAAatgctcaaaggaacaaggatttctttattggTTGTGTCGTTATCTTTCATGCCACAGGGACTCCCAACTCTGTTTCCtcagcatctcaaagggtcactccggccacatttcccaaatgaatcttccaaactcACAAGGACCTGCATTTCCAACTGGCTAATTTCAAAACCAAATTGAAGTTTGTTGGGATCTTCACAAAATGAGTCCATGCTGAAGTACGTTCCATCCAGGCCATGCATTCCCTCGGTAGAGCCCATGATGAGATGCAAAGACAGGCACCGCTCCAGCCACAAAGCCTCCTTCCTGCCAACTCCTTTCCCCTTTGCccacttccccctttccttctttttcctccatccaGGGGAAGACTTTCAGCAACAGAAGAAGAACTAGCTAGGCTCAAGGAAATCTTAAGAAAACTGGAAGCCATGGAGAGAAAAGGTCTTCCCTGGATGCcttttggaagaagccttcaagGGGCCTCCAGATGGCCTGAAATGTTACCCTTTGATTCTGTAAGGCTGAAAACAAAAACGACCGAGAGAAGAACTGGCATCAGAGGGATCTTCCAAAAGAAATAGCctggtattctatctccccaaactctggcacCCTCACATGGTTAAGACAGATATGGATGGAAGGTTTCTAATGGTAACGATAGAACTACAAACAAATTCCGTATATAAAGTATAAGCCGGCTTTTTCAGCACGTTTTTAATGCTGAATAGCCCCCCCTGGCTTATATcgggtgagggagggaaggagggaggtggGTGTTGCTGAGGGGCAGCGTCACCATTTGCAGTCCTTGTGATTGAATGAAAGCGGGCGCCTCCCTGAAGTTACAAGGCCGCACTTGAGGGAGGGCGAAGAGGTCCTCATGCTTCACCACCAGCAGATGCGCTGAGGGAAAAGTGCCCGGCTCCCTCCTCGCCAGCCTCCTATTTGCCGCCCGGCCGCTCACCTGAGCCAGGAGAAGGAGGCgccgtcccttcagggagatggtgggatacaaaaataaagttgttgttgttgttattgttgttgttattaggggGAGACAATGTGGCACAATATGGTGCTGTGTTTTACACTGACTAACAGATAAATACAACAATTCAAGCAAAATGGTGGATTAGGTGAAGGTGATATTGCTCAACTGCTGAGGCCTTGGCTCCTGCTATAAACAGAAAATGATTACCAATCAGATTCTTAAATCTAAAGGTGACACAATTTTTCTAAAGGAAACACATCAATTGAAAGAAGAATGAAATAAACTGAAATTAAATGGAACCTCAAACGATGAAAAGACTTATGAATCCTCCAAAGTGGGAGGGAGTGGCATTCTGtggatatataaataaaactaaattGTACAACCACAAAAAGAAGGAGGGTTAGGTCTCCcagatattaaattatattatcatGCCAACCAAATAAGGTAAGTAGTCAAAGGATTAGCGAAGCAAGAAAAACTGGAAGGACCGGAACAGTCGTTCTCAACAAAGgaactgggtgagctcctgctgttagccccagcttctgccaacctagcagcgtgaaaacatgcaaatgtgagtagatcaataggtaccgctctggcgagaaggcaacagtgctccatgcaggcatgctggccacatgacctaggagatgtctacgtacaacgccggctcttcggcttagactcaactgaacttaatgtcaagggtaaacctttacgtttacccaCCTaacctgcttcataggaaatctgctacaaaaaggAGCTCTTTgctgaattccagggccagagaagcagatggaggaaagagaagaacGGTCTCCCTGAGGGGAGGGTGCTTGCTCCATCCATATttcacatttacacaaatgagcagccattgccagaagggacggagtttcatctatgctgacgatcgtgccatcaccgcccaagcagggagctttgaaatggttgaacagaagctctccaaagctttaggtgctcttactgcctattacaaggaaaaccagctgatccctaatccatctaaaacaccgACGTGTGCCTTTCACCttgagaacagacaagcatctcgaactcaggggatgacctgggaaggactcccactggagcattgcagcacaccaaaacacctgggagttaTGCTGGAACAtattctgacttacaagaagcactgcttaaaTGTCAAGCAAAacgtgggcactagaaataacattatACGAAAGCGGACTGGCCCAACTTGgacatcacaaccagacacagtgaagacatctgcccttgcgcttggctactctgctgctgaatacacatgcgcagtgtggaatacatctcaccacgttaaaacagtggatgtggctcagGATGTCTATgctctacaccactggagaaattatactggttagcctgcattgcaccacctgacatccgctgggaagtagcagcctgtaatgaaaggaccaaggcagcgacatctccggcccatcctctgttctggTATCAGCtagcacgccaacaccttaaatgaagaaatagctttctaagatctacagagatactcgcaggaaaacctcaacaagcaagagtccaaaagtggcaggctaaaactcagaaccttaatcagtggctgacgccagatgagagacgtccccctgggcacacagaagactgggcgacttggaaggcgctgaacaaactgcactctggcaccatgggatgtagagccaaccttaagaaatggggccacaaagtggagtccgcaacatgcgagtgtggagaagagccaaccacagaccaccgactacaatgcattctgagccctgctacatgcacaaagGAGGACCTTccaaacagcaacaccagagtcactcactccaagtggccagctactgcgcaaaagaaatttagtattaatgccaagtttttttctaaaaaaaaaaaatctctatgtttgcaaatccattacaacttgtaccctcggttcaatTCTGACACGAAAAATGAatacccaaataaataaataagaagggaggaggaagggaaggaagaagggatgaaggaagggagaggaggagggaaggaacaaGGAAGTGATCGAGAATTGGAAAATATAGATATTGACacctatatattgtatgtacacaataataataataataataatttcttatttcccaccaccatctctctccccgaagtgactcagggcggcttgcatggggaccaagcccagcataaacaaggattCCAAggtaaaacatataacaaataaacaatataattaaaactgtTGAAATGAGAAAAAGTAAAAACGCCATAAAACGAGATAATCAACTGACATCAACCAACCAGTAAGCGGAAAAAGTGGGCACGATCAGATTCGAGAGGGCAGGGgaagggcttgtgcaaaacgcagactatatttatttattcatttactacatatatagtatttactatatatatatatttactactATATATCACTTTTCTCCCCCTAAGGTAGGAACGGGCAAAgtaaggccggggggggggggtggatgtggccccctgggcgCTTCCCTCTGGCCCCCTCCTCACGTTCCCtgccctcttggcataaggacagggtggCCGGCCGCATCCTCAGGCCAAAATACGaggaggaaggcacgtagcagctgagaACCTTCTGGAGCGCTCCCAGCCACtgcgtgtctcaccctcctccccatccttatgctcgaggatggctcaaggaagcggagcctgagagccctctggagcacactCGGCTGCGGCCTGCCTCgccctcctctcagcataaggccCAGAGAACAGCCCGAGGAGGGTTGAAGAGGGtcgggggaggaggatgggaaagaCTGGGTTCTGGCATaactggttaatagccagcagcaAAAGATCACTGCTGACCCAAAGGCCATGAGTTCAAAACCCGTGTCGGATtaagctctccccccccccccctggtgtACTTGACCATCATCCAGACATCATAGTCGACCcaaccaaggatggatctggaccacacttgccacggatgatgggacttgcagtaccttcactggcaCCGCGACCCCCACCGACAACAGACTGGCCCCACCACCAACTGAACCAACTGAGAATGCGTTGGTGagaatggaccttggttttgggagttgtagttcacctgcagccagaaagcactgaacccagctgagatCAGATCTGGACccgacttggcacacagacccaacatggccagctgtgcacgcaggcctggtttaataataataataataataacaactggtcgccatcccaggtgacagtcgcattgacaaaaaacaacaggaaaaattcagccgctatcaggacctcaagattgaatttcaaagactctgacagaaaccagtgcaggtggtcccggtggtgatgggcacattgggtgccgtgccaaaagatctcagctggcatttggaaacaatagacattgacaaaattacgatctgccaactgcaaaaggccaccctgctgggatctgcacgcatcatccgaaaatacatcactcagtcctagacgcttgggaagtgttcgacttgtgattttgtgacacgaaatccagcatgtctatcttgtttgctgtgtcataaaataataataataataataataataataataataataataataataataataataatacatcacacagtcctagacacttgggaagagttcgacttgtgattttgtgacacgaaatccagcatgtctatcttgtttgctgtgtcataataaaataataataatattgtaaaatgagtacaataatatataatgagatattataataataataatagatctgtaTTTatatctctctcttctccctcaggggacccaaagcggctgagAACGTATTAAAATCCCATAAACAACAGAGCAGGTGGATCCTAGAGACCCAACGGGAGAGACAGATGAAGGGACACAACTGGGGAGACCTTCAAGCCCGAGAGGCGTCCCGTGGAGACCCGTCTGGGGAGgagggcatcctgggagttgtagtcctcccccctcccccctccctcctccgagAACGGGCCTGGCCTCACACTCGCCCTCCGCGGCCTCACACCCCGAGGCAGGCCGGGCTCCTTCCGCCTCCCCCCGGGCACCCCAGgcgagcccccctccctccctccctctccccacagacctctctctctctctctctctctctctctctctctctctctctctctctctctctctctctctctctctctctctctctctctctctctctctctctctctctctctctccgtcctcttctttcccgcctcacagacacagaccaggcctcaggccaggccaggcgccgccatcttcctcttcgtcctcctccttccccggagcccgccctcgccccctcccattggctgagcccgggacgccccgcccaccggaggaCCCCCATTGGCTGCCTGCCGCTCCCCCCTTTGATTGACGGGCGGCAGGGCGGGGCTTCCGTGGGCCgattgaggcctgtgaagccgcAGACTGtccgtccgtccttccttccttccttccttccttcattccttccttccttcctgggcgTTGTAGTTCGCCCTCAACCGGGGACACCGGGACCCCCACCCAGGATGGGCCTGGCCCGCCCTCGGCACACGGAGCCCCCgggactggctcagccaatgggaggggaggggaggggctggccccgtgggagttgcagttctcccTCCCGCCAGAGAGGGCGCCCAGCCCCACCCGGGAGGCCTCTGAGCACACTCGCCCCGCCTCTCGCTCTTCCGCCACCGAGGAGGATCCTGGGAGATGGAGTTCAGACACAACCTCAGGCCTTTGGGATGATTGAAACACTGACTCGGTCAAAGAACCTGAACAACGCCGGGTTATGATCATTATTATACTGTTACAATacattgttatataataataataataataataataataataataataataataataataataataataataataatataatactatgtgataataatataataatatattataagggtataataatatataataatactataatataatcatattataatGATAAATAGTTGTAATACTACAGTATATTATAGAATAATTTAACACTTACAATACAtgagatttccttccttccttcgtgatGGTCGGCCACGGCGTGAGGTCCCAGCCAAGCCCCCTTCcccttacattattattttacaatataatatattttatattataatagaattaatatatttgagtattatatattattactagctgtgcctggccacacgttgctgtggcgttgtctgatggtgttggtgagaaattgttgaggtagtcgtattgaatgtctgttgtatggttgtctttatgtttagtatgcacactgaagtggattatatggcagtgtggactcaagataatccagtgcaaaccagataatataagtttctaaatgggttatatagctgtgtggaagggccttgagtctacactgccatataatccagttcaaatctgataatctgtggaagaggactaactgtgcctgtcccctgggctgaggaggttgctagaagaccaagtgggtggagcttagccttcaaagtggcagcaattggataaaaactattattcctctccctgtaattaggactttatttttcttttctttttgttgtatcaacctagagctgtgaatgatgggttgtgttgtcaaatttcaaggttggggggcctgtagttttgttgttttgtccgctgccctaatgccatcactcttttatatatatagattattttattattatagctaAAGTgtgatatgatattattgttatgaaatattatattacattgcatttttattttataatatattatattttatgtcattataatatattacaattaatatattatcatatatatatatgattattactatattattgacATCAAATTGGATAGGATAAGATAAtgataatgttataatataatacaatattataattatcctatccgatttgtcatcaatccactcctttgggcttcacgcaaatctaccctttgccaaaatatacaatcctgtgctttgaccaaagtcaaattaaaattatgatataatataataattattacaatattttattatatattattgtactctttttacaatattattattattattttataatgacacagcaaacaagacagatatgctggatttcgtgtcacaaaatcacaagtcgaactcttcccaagtgtctaggactgtgtgatgtattttcggatgatgcgttcaggtcccagtcgggtggccttttgcagctgcttttcagaatttttctgaccctttgtgtgtattctttgctgaccacagttttcacatgttcatgcttgatgttgtccagctgtaatatgcccagatatttataggcctctggctggtgacactttattgtttggccattaggcatattcatgccctcactttcaatgatttttcccttcttcaatgccactgtcgaacatttgtccaaaccaaactccatgctgatatcagtgctaaaaattcggacagtgttagtcagagactggatttcagtttctgttttcccatacagcttcattattattattatgatataattATATTATGATAATGGATTTCCTgtcctgcccctcctctggtccTGCCCACCAGCtgagctctccctccctccccctccctccctggatggctgttccgtgcctgcagggggcgccatggagACCCTTGTGATGCGCTGCAGCATCGCCctcttgtgatcgaggtgaccaccctcccccccaggactttgtaaaagatagttcaaaaaccaagactttatgttctatattccatatatttatagtagaaggtgattgagactttttactggagtttactgtagattatccctgcactctgaggcaagagataacaacttcatgaattgtaaaatcatgctgctaaaactccacttttatgaatttccatattgggttccccagatgttatgaacttcgttcttatcaaatattttcaattgtttatatcactcatgattcccctttatgcaatgtaactcacttttatggattctcccttatttccatgaaatctatctgtctgcctatatgtatttgtactctttgggatccccggaaaatatgtatttttcccagcagggtttatattccaactttgttttatttttcattttatttcatataatttgtcaaatcatgaaatcaaatgggaaatattttgaccccaacatgaaccccagatcctatgacccaggcttcccttcccaaaaacaaaaggataatctgccacagtttaacccaatctaattcagattgcatggacaatataaggcttgagtcaccgaattcggagtgttgtcctaaaggtgattcgcccccaaggcaaacattgtcatatctcatcctaaggaaattccaggacacctcaggaaggcgccctgtggagccttgtcaattttggctcatcaacacccatcaccacttcccccctgacaccccaaggcatatctaaaatctgtatacgtgacaggaacccttgattgctgtcattaatccctttagaaatcggccggacaggaattaatctgatctttcctgccctgtcacttcattgttccaataactcccgccttccccttcctgattggcccgggtagagacaaaaagcagcttcctattgggccaacagagcaaggcgggaaacgaaagcccgcctcgttcaacactctagcctatccgcgatcagatgggcgggggagcggggcgggaaattcaaggggctgtcagactgaaacattgtataaatatggctttattttggatatatggtacgctagttggctgaatgatcgctactagtgtccttttcagctgaatcgctcaata
This Anolis carolinensis isolate JA03-04 unplaced genomic scaffold, rAnoCar3.1.pri scaffold_26, whole genome shotgun sequence DNA region includes the following protein-coding sequences:
- the LOC134294862 gene encoding zinc finger protein 658B-like — translated: MGSTEGMHGLDGTKPYKCLECGQSFADSSTLRKHQRTHTGEKPYKCLECGQSFTQKGNLYTHQRTHTGEKPYNCLECGQSFTQKGNLYTHQRTHTWEKPYNCLECGQSFAHSSALRRHQRIHTGEKPYNCLECGQSFAHSSALRRHQRIHTGEKTYNCLECGQSFAHSSALRRHQRTHTGEKPYNCLECGQRFTQKGHLHSHQRTHTGEKPFNCLECGQSFTRSSDLCRHQRTHTGEKPYDCLECGQRFTQKGNLHSHQRTHTGEKPFNCLECGQSFTHSSGLRRHQRTHTGEKPFNCLECGQSFTQKGHLHSHQRIHTGEKPYTCLDCGQSFTHSSNLHSHQKTHTGEKPYKCLECGQSFSQSSSLRSHQRTHTGEKPYDCLECGQRFTQKGHLHSHQRTHIGEKPFNCLECGQSFTHSSGLRRHQRTHTGEKPFNCLECGQSFTQKGHLHSHQRIHTGEKPYTCLDCGQSFTHSSNLHSHQKTHTGEKPYKCLECGQSFSQSSSLRSHQRTHTGEKSYKCLECGLSFPQSGNLRSHQRTHTGEKP